The following proteins are encoded in a genomic region of Ovis canadensis isolate MfBH-ARS-UI-01 breed Bighorn chromosome 12, ARS-UI_OviCan_v2, whole genome shotgun sequence:
- the FNDC10 gene encoding fibronectin type III domain-containing protein 10 yields MRAPPLLLLLAACAPPSCATAAPTPPGWEPAADAPWCPYKVLPEGPEAGGGRLCFRSPARGFRCQAPGCAAHASAGRSLRASVLRNRSVLLQWRLGPAEALRVRAFALNCSWRGAYTRFPCERVLLGASCRDYLLPDVHDGVRYRLCLQPLPLRAEPAGAPEPAAPAECVEFAAEPAGMREIVVAMTAVGGSICVMLVVICLLVAYITENLMHPAFGRPGLRRQP; encoded by the coding sequence ATGCGCGCCCCgccgctgttgctgctgctggccGCCTGCGCGCCGCCGTCCTGCGCCACGGCCGCCCCGACGCCGCCGGGCTGGGAGCCGGCGGCCGACGCGCCCTGGTGTCCCTACAAGGTGCTGCCCGAGGGCCCCGAGGCGGGAGGCGGGCGCCTGTGCTTCCGCAGCCCCGCGCGCGGCTTCCGCTGCCAGGCGCCCGGCTGCGCGGCGCACGCCTCGGCCGGCCGCTCACTGCGCGCCAGCGTCCTGCGCAACCGCAGCGTGTTGCTGCAGTGGCGCCTGGGGCCGGCCGAGGCGCTCCGCGTGCGCGCCTTCGCGCTCAACTGCTCGTGGCGTGGCGCCTACACGCGCTTCCCATGCGAACGCGTGCTACTCGGCGCCTCCTGCCGCGACTACCTGCTGCCCGATGTGCACGACGGCGTGCGCTACCGCCTTTGCCTGCAGCCGCTGCCGCTGCGAGCCGAGCCGGCAGGCGCCCCGGAGCCCGCCGCACCCGCCGAGTGTGTGGAGTTCGCCGCCGAGCCTGCCGGCATGAGGGAGATCGTGGTGGCCATGACGGCGGTGGGTGGTTCCATCTGCGTTATGCTCGTGGTCATCTGCCTGCTCGTGGCCTACATCACCGAGAACCTCATGCACCCGGCCTTCGGGCGCCCAGGCTTACGCAGGCAGCCCTGA